The following are encoded in a window of Lacinutrix sp. WUR7 genomic DNA:
- the xrtF gene encoding exosortase family protein XrtF — MKQLFIKYKSVIRFIVTFLLVYAVLTVGYKFFLQFSSGDKYYPDYMTNLVAKQSKEILNALDYRVVLLPHPNEASLKLIINEKYVARVIEGCNSVSIIILFISFIIAFASKFKTTAIYILAGSVLIYIANLVRIVILSIGLYHYPWRKDILHTVIFPAIIYGMVCLLWVIWVNGFSKTKKQDA; from the coding sequence TTGAAGCAACTTTTTATTAAATACAAGTCTGTTATCCGATTTATCGTAACCTTTTTATTGGTGTACGCTGTTTTAACGGTTGGTTATAAATTCTTTTTACAATTTTCTTCAGGCGACAAGTATTATCCCGATTACATGACTAATTTGGTAGCAAAGCAAAGTAAAGAAATACTAAACGCTTTAGATTATAGAGTTGTGCTTTTACCACACCCAAATGAAGCATCCTTAAAATTAATCATTAATGAAAAATATGTAGCTAGAGTTATAGAAGGTTGTAATTCTGTAAGTATTATTATTTTGTTTATTTCCTTTATTATCGCGTTTGCAAGTAAATTTAAAACTACAGCAATTTACATATTAGCAGGAAGTGTATTAATTTATATTGCTAATTTGGTTAGAATAGTTATTCTGTCCATTGGTCTGTATCATTATCCTTGGCGAAAAGATATTTTACATACGGTGATTTTTCCAGCCATTATTTATGGTATGGTTTGTTTGCTTTGGGTTATTTGGGTAAATGGTTTTTCTAAAACAAAAAAACAAGATGCATAG
- a CDS encoding GAF domain-containing protein, which yields MNLEQLKPQITTIINNKETSVDDRLLSICTLLEENISYYNWVGFYFKNGDKNELKLGPYVGEPTDHIIIPFGKGICGQVAVSNENFVVADVAAQDNYIACSITVKAEIVIPIFVNGENLGQIDIDSNTPDPFTVADERFLEFVCAQVATIL from the coding sequence ATGAATTTAGAGCAATTAAAACCGCAAATAACCACAATAATTAACAACAAGGAAACGTCTGTTGACGACAGATTATTATCTATTTGTACGCTTCTTGAAGAAAATATTAGCTATTACAATTGGGTTGGTTTTTATTTTAAAAATGGAGATAAGAACGAATTAAAGCTAGGACCTTACGTTGGCGAACCAACAGATCATATTATTATTCCTTTTGGAAAAGGTATTTGTGGACAAGTTGCAGTTAGCAATGAAAACTTTGTAGTAGCCGATGTTGCTGCACAAGACAATTATATTGCTTGTAGCATAACTGTAAAAGCAGAAATTGTAATTCCTATTTTTGTGAATGGTGAAAATTTAGGTCAAATAGATATAGACTCTAATACTCCAGACCCTTTTACAGTAGCCGATGAACGCTTTTTAGAATTCGTTTGTGCACAAGTAGCTACGATCTTATAA
- a CDS encoding exosortase F system-associated protein, whose amino-acid sequence MHRLVKYGLLLLLGVLLILIRVFEEQLFYDPYLSFFKNDYLYLDSPRQETFKLTMFTVLRYVINTVISLAILFVLFKDKGIVKFSVLIYTISLVILLTLFLYFVISPRQEDYYLFFNVRRFLIQPLILLLLIPAFYNYKKQE is encoded by the coding sequence ATGCATAGACTAGTAAAATATGGTTTGTTGTTGCTTTTAGGTGTTTTACTCATACTAATTAGAGTATTTGAAGAACAACTTTTTTACGATCCATATTTGTCTTTTTTTAAAAACGACTATTTGTATTTAGATTCGCCAAGACAAGAAACGTTTAAGTTAACCATGTTTACCGTTTTACGATATGTTATTAATACCGTAATTTCATTAGCTATTTTATTTGTTCTTTTTAAAGATAAGGGCATCGTTAAATTTTCGGTACTTATATACACCATTTCATTAGTTATACTTTTAACATTGTTTCTGTACTTTGTAATAAGTCCGAGGCAAGAAGACTATTATTTGTTTTTTAATGTTAGAAGATTTTTAATTCAGCCATTAATTTTATTGCTCTTAATTCCTGCCTTTTATAATTATAAAAAACAGGAGTAA
- a CDS encoding TonB-dependent receptor, translating into MKHILYILFILPFAIFSQEKISGTVTEANEKNEQLPLFGANVYWLDTAVGTTTDYDGNFTIPYQNSYTKLVISYVGFKTDTLTITKPKKIQIQLEAKSELGEVTITSRKQATAKSYLNAANTFTVSSKELLKAACCNLSESFETNPSIDVNFADAVTGTRQIKMLGLTSPYLLIATENIPSIRGASQAYGLSFIPGTWVESIQITKGAGSVVNGFESIAGQINAELVKPTTDDKLFVNLYGASNTRLELNTHFNTKVSEKWATGIYLHGNMHNKKHDVNEDGFMDMPTYNQVNVMNRWQYTNQEKGFVSFINFKFLNDEKQTGQVDFDPKTDRGTTNAWGGEIDTQRYEVSAKLGYVNPEIPWQTIGVQTAFSSHKQDSYFGLNDYDISQNSLYTNVIYNSIIGDSRSKFKTGISYTYDHYDEMVNAIDYGRMETSVGAFFEYAYDNLKNLNVTAGIRVDSHNLLGTFVTPRVHARYSPWGKSALRASFGRGKRSASIFAENQNVFATSRAINILNTDGKIYGLDPEIAWNYGVSFLQGFNLFNRKADITLDYYRTDFQNQVVVDYENPQEVNFYNLEGDSYANSFQAEMNYNMFERFDLRIAYKYYDVQTQYGSEKLEKPLVSKNRFFANASYETGIKEGKTAHWKMDATFNWLGKQRFSSTASNPLQYQLSEYSPTVGTLNLQITKVFSPKFEVYLGGENVTNVRQNNPILGADDPFGANFDTTFVYGPIYGSNYYAGLRFKIQ; encoded by the coding sequence ATGAAACATATATTATATATACTATTCATACTTCCGTTTGCTATCTTTTCGCAAGAGAAAATTAGCGGAACAGTTACGGAAGCCAATGAAAAAAACGAACAGTTACCTTTGTTTGGAGCAAATGTGTATTGGCTAGATACCGCTGTTGGTACCACTACAGATTATGACGGAAACTTTACAATTCCGTACCAAAATTCCTATACAAAATTAGTGATTAGCTATGTTGGTTTTAAAACAGATACCTTAACTATAACTAAGCCAAAAAAGATTCAAATACAATTAGAGGCAAAAAGTGAACTTGGTGAAGTTACCATCACCTCTAGAAAACAAGCAACAGCTAAATCGTATTTAAATGCAGCAAATACATTTACCGTAAGTAGTAAAGAATTGCTAAAAGCGGCTTGTTGTAATCTGTCGGAAAGTTTTGAAACCAATCCTTCCATAGACGTGAATTTTGCCGATGCGGTTACCGGAACAAGACAAATTAAAATGTTAGGATTAACAAGTCCGTATTTACTAATTGCAACAGAAAATATTCCATCTATTCGTGGCGCTTCACAGGCTTACGGATTGAGTTTTATTCCAGGAACTTGGGTAGAGAGTATTCAAATTACCAAAGGAGCAGGAAGTGTGGTTAATGGTTTTGAAAGTATTGCCGGACAAATAAATGCAGAGCTCGTAAAACCAACAACAGATGATAAATTGTTTGTAAACCTCTATGGTGCAAGTAATACACGTTTAGAATTAAATACGCATTTTAATACTAAAGTGAGTGAAAAATGGGCCACAGGAATTTATTTACATGGTAACATGCACAATAAAAAACATGATGTTAATGAGGATGGCTTTATGGATATGCCAACATACAATCAAGTAAATGTAATGAACCGTTGGCAATACACGAATCAAGAAAAAGGATTTGTAAGCTTTATTAATTTTAAGTTTTTAAATGACGAAAAACAAACGGGACAAGTAGATTTTGATCCAAAAACAGATAGAGGAACCACCAATGCTTGGGGAGGAGAAATAGATACGCAAAGATATGAAGTGTCTGCAAAGCTTGGCTATGTAAATCCCGAAATCCCTTGGCAAACCATTGGCGTACAAACAGCTTTTAGTAGTCATAAACAAGATTCTTATTTTGGATTAAATGACTATGATATTAGCCAAAACAGTTTGTATACAAATGTTATCTATAACTCTATTATTGGAGATTCTAGAAGTAAGTTTAAAACGGGGATAAGCTATACTTATGACCATTATGATGAAATGGTAAATGCTATAGATTACGGAAGAATGGAAACTTCTGTTGGTGCCTTTTTTGAATATGCTTATGATAATTTAAAAAACTTAAATGTTACCGCAGGAATACGTGTAGACTCTCATAATTTATTAGGAACATTTGTTACACCAAGAGTACATGCTAGATATAGCCCTTGGGGGAAATCTGCCTTACGTGCTTCCTTTGGAAGAGGGAAACGTAGTGCTAGTATTTTTGCTGAAAATCAAAACGTTTTTGCGACTTCAAGAGCTATAAATATTTTAAATACGGACGGAAAAATCTATGGACTGGATCCGGAAATAGCATGGAATTACGGAGTTTCCTTTTTACAAGGATTTAATCTGTTTAATAGAAAAGCAGATATTACTTTGGATTATTATAGAACCGATTTTCAAAACCAAGTGGTTGTAGATTATGAAAATCCCCAAGAAGTAAACTTCTATAATTTAGAAGGAGATAGTTATGCGAATAGTTTTCAGGCGGAAATGAATTATAATATGTTCGAACGTTTCGATTTGCGTATAGCGTATAAATATTATGACGTGCAAACGCAATATGGTTCAGAAAAACTAGAAAAACCTTTAGTTTCAAAAAATAGATTTTTTGCAAATGCATCTTATGAAACTGGTATTAAAGAAGGAAAAACGGCACATTGGAAAATGGATGCTACCTTTAATTGGTTAGGGAAACAACGTTTTTCATCTACAGCGAGCAATCCTTTGCAATATCAACTTTCAGAATATTCACCAACAGTAGGGACTTTAAATCTGCAAATAACCAAAGTGTTTTCTCCAAAATTTGAAGTATATTTAGGTGGAGAAAATGTGACCAATGTTAGGCAGAACAATCCTATTTTGGGAGCAGACGATCCTTTTGGCGCAAATTTTGATACCACATTTGTATACGGTCCTATATATGGATCTAACTATTATGCCGGATTACGATTTAAAATACAGTAA
- a CDS encoding heavy-metal-associated domain-containing protein, with amino-acid sequence MKKTIALLVLLFVGVTTFAQNKNAKASIEVDGVCGMCKDRIEKACFKIKGVKSAIWSVETHELQLIYNEAKTNLNEIHTSIAAVGHDTKDLKATDEAYNSVHPCCQYRDEEVKEDHK; translated from the coding sequence ATGAAAAAAACAATAGCATTACTAGTTCTATTATTTGTAGGAGTAACCACTTTTGCGCAAAACAAAAATGCAAAAGCATCGATTGAAGTAGATGGCGTTTGCGGTATGTGTAAAGACCGAATTGAAAAAGCATGCTTCAAAATTAAAGGTGTTAAATCTGCAATTTGGAGTGTAGAAACACATGAGTTGCAACTTATTTATAATGAGGCGAAAACCAATTTAAATGAAATTCATACTAGTATTGCAGCAGTAGGTCATGATACTAAAGATTTAAAAGCGACAGATGAAGCATATAATAGCGTACATCCTTGTTGTCAATATAGAGATGAGGAAGTTAAAGAAGATCATAAATAG
- a CDS encoding ribose-5-phosphate isomerase: protein MPYRIYVIELSKRVFTENAKFRNANPQFNGVLQCLYVGMTSKTPKERFLQHKTGYRNKKGYKLSSNIVEKYGLYLRPSLYNHIDPITSRAEALKMEETLALELRRQRYAVWFN from the coding sequence ATGCCATACCGAATTTATGTTATCGAATTATCGAAACGGGTGTTTACCGAAAATGCCAAGTTTAGAAATGCCAATCCGCAATTTAATGGCGTATTGCAATGCTTGTATGTTGGTATGACTAGCAAAACACCAAAAGAACGTTTTCTACAACATAAAACAGGCTACAGAAATAAGAAAGGATATAAGCTATCTTCCAATATTGTTGAGAAATACGGACTCTATCTTCGTCCGAGTTTATATAATCACATAGATCCAATTACATCCAGAGCAGAAGCTTTAAAAATGGAAGAAACTCTAGCTTTAGAGTTACGCAGACAGCGTTATGCGGTTTGGTTTAATTGA